From Pan troglodytes isolate AG18354 chromosome 11, NHGRI_mPanTro3-v2.0_pri, whole genome shotgun sequence, the proteins below share one genomic window:
- the OR1N2 gene encoding olfactory receptor 1N2: protein MEGFYLRTSHELQGMGKPGRVNQTTVSDFLLLGLSERPEEQPLLFGIFLGMYLVTMVGNLLIILAISSDPHLHTPMYFFLANLSLTDACFTSASIPKMLANIHTQSQIISYSGCLAQLYFLLMFGGLDNCLLAVMAYDRYVAICQPLHYSTSMSPQLCALMLGVCWVLTNCPALMHTLLLTRVAFCAQKAIPHFYCDPSALLKLACSDTHVNELMIITMGLLFLTVPLLLIVFSYVRIFWAVFGISSPGVRWKAFSTCGSHLTVVLLFYGSLMGVYLLPPSTYSTERESRAAVLYMVIIPMLNPFIYSLRNRDMKEALGKLFGSGKTFFL from the coding sequence ATGGAAGGTTTTTATCTGCGCACATCACACGAACTACAAGGGATGGGAAAACCAGGCAGAGTGAACCAAACCACTGTTTCGGACTTCCTCCTTCTAGGACTCTCTGAGCGGCCAGAGGAGCAGCCTCTTCTGTTTGGCATCTTCCTCGGCATGTACCTGGTCACCATGGTGGGGAACCTGCTCATTATCCTGGCCATCAGCTCTGACCCACACCTCCATACTCCCATGTACTTCTTTCTGGCCAACCTGTCATTAACTGATGCCTGTTTCACTTCTGCCTCCATCCCCAAAATGCTGGCCAACATTCATACCCAGAGTCAGATCATCTCCTATTCTGGGTGTCTTGCACAGCTATATTTCCTCCTTATGTTTGGTGGCCTTGACAACTGCCTGCTGGCTGTGATGGCATATGACCGCTATGTGGCCATCTGCCAACCACTCCATTACAGCACATCTATGAGTCCCCAGCTCTGTGCACTAATGCTGGGTGTGTGCTGGGTGCTAACCAACTGTCCTGCCCTGATGCACACACTGTTGCTGACCCGCGTGGCTTTCTGTGCCCAGAAAGCCATCCCTCATTTCTACTGTGATCCCAGTGCTCTCCTGAAGCTTGCCTGCTCAGATACCCATGTAAACGAGCTGATGATCATCACCATGGGCTTGCTGTTCCTCACTGTTCCCCTCCTGCTGATCGTCTTCTCCTATGTCCGCATTTTCTGGGCTGTGTTTGGCATCTCATCTCCTGGAGTGAGATGGAAGGCCTTCTCTACCTGTGGTTCTCATCTCACGGTGGTTCTGCTCTTCTATGGGTCTCTTATGGGTGTGTATTTACTTCCTCCATCAACTTACTCTACAGAGAGGGAAAGTAGGGCTGCTGTTCTCTATATGGTGATTATTCCCATGCTAAACCCATTCATTTATAGCTTGAGGAACAGAGACATGAAGGAGGCTTTGGGTAAACTTTTTGGCAGTggaaaaacattctttttatga